A single genomic interval of Selenobaculum gibii harbors:
- a CDS encoding tyrosine-type recombinase/integrase has product MNTQTITLAYFMDNFIEFIKRDSANGRPAQDTLNTYTSNIKQFFIWCYSISNQQPLSCTPEDIKEYRNYLWEKRQLRVSTVSLKLTAIRRFFEAALVRGLIQINPANDVYAGEDPMLNLQTTKYLNENKLQELINLIPKNGVTNLRSRAIIALMGLQGLRTVEIHRASIEDIDFNTGVMLVRGKKRDGRVYLRQDTVKLLITYLKVRGFAQRDDRGTPLFISMAYHNKGGRISRCGVRDIINKLFIQAGIKTVSNNHLSCHLLRHSCGTNLYMRTKDLRVVQEVLRHKKIDTTTKYAHIHDQMQKRYTEEINIDIL; this is encoded by the coding sequence TTGAATACCCAAACTATTACTTTAGCTTATTTTATGGATAATTTTATAGAATTTATAAAAAGAGATTCTGCCAATGGGAGACCTGCACAAGATACTTTAAATACATATACTTCAAATATAAAACAATTTTTTATTTGGTGTTATTCTATCAGTAATCAACAACCGCTTAGTTGTACTCCAGAAGATATAAAAGAATATCGTAATTATCTTTGGGAAAAACGTCAATTGCGCGTTTCTACCGTATCTTTAAAGCTAACCGCAATTAGACGCTTTTTTGAAGCTGCACTTGTTCGAGGGCTTATCCAGATAAATCCGGCGAATGATGTCTATGCCGGTGAAGACCCTATGCTTAATTTGCAAACAACAAAGTATCTTAATGAAAATAAATTGCAGGAATTGATTAATCTTATTCCGAAAAATGGCGTAACAAATTTACGGTCTAGAGCAATAATTGCTTTGATGGGACTACAAGGATTGCGAACAGTTGAGATTCATAGGGCTAGCATTGAAGATATTGACTTTAATACTGGTGTTATGCTAGTGCGTGGGAAAAAACGTGATGGTCGAGTATATTTAAGACAAGATACAGTTAAATTGTTAATAACATATTTAAAAGTAAGAGGGTTTGCACAAAGAGATGATCGTGGCACTCCCCTTTTTATTTCAATGGCTTATCATAATAAGGGAGGTAGAATATCTCGTTGTGGTGTTCGTGATATAATTAACAAATTATTTATTCAGGCGGGAATAAAGACAGTGTCTAATAATCATTTAAGTTGTCATTTGCTAAGACACTCTTGTGGAACCAACTTATATATGCGAACTAAGGACTTACGGGTAGTCCAAGAGGTACTACGTCATAAGAAAATTGACACTACAACAAAATATGCTCATATCCATGATCAAATGCAAAAGAGATATACGGAAGAGATAAATATTGATATATTATAA